In Paenibacillus larvae subsp. larvae, the following proteins share a genomic window:
- a CDS encoding RHS repeat domain-containing protein gives MSKKKTLFIMMGSLLLFQVSSASGQIYKYDELDRLTSVKYDTKDEMVYEYDAAGNILQAQPKVSVGNQKIKTFTADQENGGAAKEWNSFLSPNAKGTFDIVPLSKIRDEPGEKRKTDLFKSWN, from the coding sequence ATGTCCAAAAAGAAGACTCTGTTTATCATGATGGGGAGCCTTTTATTGTTTCAGGTATCAAGTGCTTCCGGACAAATCTATAAATATGATGAGCTAGACAGGCTTACTTCAGTTAAATACGATACGAAAGATGAAATGGTTTATGAGTATGATGCTGCAGGGAATATTCTTCAGGCACAGCCTAAAGTCTCTGTTGGCAATCAAAAGATAAAAACATTTACGGCTGATCAGGAAAACGGCGGGGCGGCTAAAGAATGGAATTCCTTCCTGTCCCCAAATGCAAAAGGAACTTTTGATATCGTTCCCCTAAGCAAAATAAGGGATGAGCCCGGGGAAAAGCGGAAGACAGACCTGTTCAAAAGCTGGAATTAG
- a CDS encoding RHS repeat-associated core domain-containing protein yields the protein MQITNTDTKAYDVYAPYETFELSRTAPPEEHEPDGDISTQDPTDIDPDSFHGDPVDTATGAQAIYKDMLTVHGTVDIPFQIQYYSLLLNKGDMGYGWGHHYEIRLAKEESGNLTLHWNANRKSIFKPSGDNKYHSDNKSAAHDQLTKEGNGYELKRNNGTSLTFDESGKLLEMKSKTGETIRFTYDGNGRLNQVVDPVTNKYLNLQYNESGLLQQVQDSMQRTVKFDYDDKFRLTHIHDADSNETVYTYDEAGRMVTGSEGGVTRFENTYDEKGRIVEQKDGVQGHAPTRFKYEEKEGQFITTVTNREGKTKKLTHDSKHRLMKMVNEEGQTTSYQYDDQGNRIKVTDALNKTNQFAYDERGHVISVTDQNGKKISMSYDSSNNLLEVVNQGEKITYTYDNRNRLTGITNPNGQKTTYAYDEQGYLAKVTDALGRAITYQYEDGELRSLTNAEGNKITYQYDRAGRITGITGPNGKTTSYEYTNSGQIVKVADPLGHTTSYQYDGRGNPVLVTDPKGNQTVFQYNENDSLTRVTNALKQTTTFAYDGEDRLIQVTDLSGNSQKTAYDGVGNVTKQTDGAGSTVSYSYDAIGRLTAIYDAEGRRIFSVLYDASGRPKSTTNALNKTVKSRYKANGQLDMITDALGNQTQYTFDGLNQLTQVKDSKDGISAQTFDEANQLTSLKDPAGNETKWTYDQAGRILSETNSTGGKQLYEYNSCGQLSSEHNARGQTTKYQYDGAGHLISFTDEAGNVTYTYDASGNITSVTDEKGNTLKRTYDALNRVETYTDQDGNQIGYEYDQAGNLKALIYPDKKKVQYTYDANHRLKEVTDPAGRKTTYTYDKHGNLEQTIRPDGFKETRTYDAAGQLLTLSDRAADGSSISEYTFTYDANGNVSTEDNKVPDITVQGPEQKGAGLSPSTLLAGKAEMAYGKDNRLDTYNGMKVEYDADGNQITGPLGESRESFKYDARNRLIQAGQTAYAYNSENNRISVTKGNSVTKYVVNPHAMLSQILMETDGNGKGQAWYVYGLGLIGREDSEGTYQTYHYDRRGSTVALTALSGEVTDRYVYGPYGELLRKTGDTKQPFLYNGRDGVVTDDNGLYYMRARYYNPDIKRFINRDVLTGSISVGQSLNRYAYVNGNPVSYVDPFGLSRDSDTSPYAHAANFVLDFIPFVGSIKGAFEAFTGVYVITGETLSASDRWAAGIGSVLGALPIPGAKQGGKYLTKGTIELEEQLEKSLVSAGTSKYRLPMDLQLFAGKAGSGAKSIANMAEFFSDGFGKSIKNNVTKTKNQFQGQSIYKVTKKTDNSYLKKGDGLYLYNLHKDHLEIIDSKGKVKAVLNLDGSLNVTKTEKVLKEGRRVKW from the coding sequence GTGCAAATTACCAATACAGATACAAAGGCCTATGATGTCTATGCCCCTTACGAAACGTTTGAGTTAAGCAGAACGGCACCTCCGGAAGAACATGAACCGGATGGTGACATCTCTACCCAAGATCCCACGGACATTGACCCGGATTCATTCCATGGCGATCCGGTTGATACGGCAACAGGGGCGCAAGCCATCTACAAAGATATGCTGACGGTCCATGGTACGGTAGACATTCCATTTCAAATCCAATATTATTCCTTGCTGCTGAATAAAGGCGATATGGGATACGGATGGGGACATCATTACGAAATCAGACTGGCTAAAGAGGAAAGCGGAAACCTGACCTTGCATTGGAATGCCAATAGAAAAAGTATCTTCAAGCCGTCTGGCGACAACAAATACCATTCCGATAATAAATCGGCTGCACACGACCAATTGACTAAAGAGGGCAACGGGTATGAGTTAAAGAGAAACAACGGAACTTCCCTTACTTTTGACGAATCGGGTAAACTTCTGGAAATGAAGAGCAAAACCGGAGAAACAATCCGGTTTACTTATGACGGAAACGGCCGGCTGAACCAGGTCGTGGATCCTGTCACCAACAAGTATCTGAATTTGCAATACAATGAGTCAGGGCTGCTTCAGCAAGTCCAAGATAGTATGCAGCGGACGGTGAAGTTTGACTATGACGACAAATTCCGGCTGACTCATATCCATGATGCGGATTCTAATGAAACAGTGTATACGTATGATGAAGCAGGTAGAATGGTTACAGGTTCAGAAGGCGGAGTTACCAGGTTTGAAAACACGTATGACGAAAAAGGCCGGATAGTAGAGCAGAAGGACGGGGTTCAAGGACATGCTCCTACACGCTTCAAATATGAAGAAAAAGAAGGTCAATTCATCACTACGGTTACGAACCGGGAAGGGAAAACGAAGAAATTAACCCACGACAGTAAACACCGGCTGATGAAAATGGTGAACGAGGAGGGGCAAACGACTTCCTATCAATATGATGATCAGGGAAACCGTATCAAAGTAACGGATGCATTAAACAAAACGAATCAATTCGCTTACGATGAACGGGGCCATGTAATTTCCGTAACAGACCAGAACGGCAAAAAGATCAGTATGAGTTACGATAGCTCGAACAACTTGTTGGAAGTCGTAAACCAAGGTGAAAAAATCACCTATACCTATGATAACCGCAACCGGTTAACGGGGATTACCAATCCGAACGGCCAAAAAACAACCTATGCCTATGATGAGCAAGGTTACCTGGCAAAGGTTACGGATGCGCTGGGAAGAGCCATCACTTATCAATATGAGGACGGAGAACTCCGCTCCCTGACGAACGCTGAAGGAAATAAAATTACGTACCAATATGACCGTGCGGGGCGTATAACCGGCATCACGGGTCCTAATGGCAAAACGACATCCTATGAATACACAAATTCCGGCCAGATCGTCAAGGTGGCAGACCCGCTGGGCCATACCACAAGCTACCAGTATGACGGCAGAGGAAATCCGGTTCTGGTTACGGACCCTAAAGGGAACCAGACCGTTTTCCAATATAATGAAAACGATAGTCTGACCCGTGTAACCAACGCTTTAAAACAAACAACGACGTTTGCTTATGACGGGGAAGACAGATTAATTCAGGTTACGGATCTGTCAGGAAACAGCCAAAAAACAGCATACGACGGTGTAGGAAATGTGACCAAGCAAACCGATGGAGCAGGCAGTACGGTTTCCTATTCCTACGATGCCATAGGACGGCTCACAGCTATCTACGACGCTGAAGGGCGCAGAATCTTTTCCGTTTTGTATGATGCGTCCGGCAGACCGAAATCAACAACCAATGCCTTGAATAAGACGGTGAAAAGCCGTTATAAAGCAAACGGGCAGTTGGATATGATTACAGATGCATTAGGGAATCAGACCCAATATACGTTTGACGGCCTAAACCAGCTTACACAGGTAAAAGATTCAAAGGATGGCATAAGCGCCCAAACCTTTGATGAAGCTAACCAGCTCACTTCATTGAAGGACCCTGCGGGGAACGAAACGAAATGGACTTATGACCAGGCCGGACGGATCTTAAGCGAAACGAATTCAACAGGAGGCAAACAGCTTTACGAATATAACAGCTGCGGACAGCTAAGTTCAGAGCACAATGCCCGCGGGCAAACCACCAAATATCAATATGACGGGGCAGGGCATCTGATTTCGTTTACTGATGAAGCGGGCAATGTCACTTATACTTACGATGCTTCCGGCAATATCACCTCGGTCACGGATGAAAAAGGGAACACATTAAAGAGGACGTATGACGCTTTAAACCGTGTCGAGACTTATACGGATCAGGACGGGAATCAGATCGGCTACGAATATGACCAGGCCGGAAATCTGAAAGCTCTCATCTATCCGGACAAAAAGAAAGTGCAGTACACGTACGATGCGAATCATCGCCTTAAGGAAGTCACAGACCCGGCAGGCAGAAAAACAACGTATACGTACGACAAACACGGCAATCTGGAACAAACGATACGGCCGGACGGTTTCAAAGAGACCCGGACCTACGATGCCGCAGGGCAATTGCTCACCCTGTCGGATCGGGCAGCAGACGGCTCTTCCATCAGTGAGTATACGTTTACGTATGATGCAAACGGGAATGTAAGCACAGAGGACAACAAAGTGCCTGATATTACAGTACAAGGGCCTGAACAGAAAGGTGCGGGACTGTCCCCCTCCACACTGCTTGCCGGAAAAGCGGAGATGGCCTATGGAAAAGATAACCGGTTAGACACGTATAACGGAATGAAGGTAGAGTACGATGCGGACGGAAACCAAATTACCGGACCGTTAGGAGAATCCCGGGAGAGCTTCAAGTACGATGCCCGCAACCGGCTTATCCAGGCAGGGCAAACCGCCTATGCGTATAACAGCGAAAATAACCGGATTTCGGTCACAAAAGGGAACTCGGTAACGAAATACGTGGTCAACCCCCACGCCATGCTGTCCCAAATCCTGATGGAGACAGACGGGAACGGAAAAGGTCAAGCCTGGTATGTCTACGGCCTGGGATTAATAGGCAGAGAAGATAGCGAAGGAACCTACCAAACGTACCATTATGACCGGAGGGGAAGCACGGTAGCCCTGACGGCTTTATCCGGGGAAGTGACAGACCGATACGTATATGGCCCTTACGGAGAATTGTTAAGAAAGACCGGAGATACCAAGCAGCCTTTCCTGTATAATGGACGTGACGGAGTCGTGACTGATGATAACGGCCTATACTACATGAGGGCCCGGTACTATAACCCGGACATCAAGAGATTTATAAACCGGGATGTCCTGACGGGAAGCATCAGCGTAGGCCAAAGTCTGAACCGGTACGCATACGTGAACGGAAACCCGGTATCTTATGTAGACCCGTTTGGACTAAGCCGTGATTCAGACACCTCCCCATACGCCCACGCGGCCAACTTTGTGCTCGACTTCATCCCGTTTGTGGGATCGATAAAAGGAGCCTTCGAGGCTTTCACAGGCGTGTATGTGATAACGGGAGAAACGTTATCTGCAAGTGACCGCTGGGCAGCAGGAATCGGCTCAGTGTTAGGCGCCCTCCCCATACCCGGAGCCAAGCAGGGCGGCAAGTACTTAACCAAGGGCACGATAGAGCTGGAGGAACAGCTGGAGAAATCCCTGGTTTCCGCCGGAACCAGCAAGTACAGGCTCCCCATGGATTTGCAGTTGTTTGCGGGTAAGGCTGGTAGTGGGGCTAAGTCGATAGCGAATATGGCTGAGTTTTTTAGTGATGGATTTGGAAAAAGTATAAAAAATAATGTTACAAAAACTAAAAACCAATTTCAGGGGCAATCAATATATAAGGTAACAAAGAAAACAGATAATTCTTATTTGAAAAAGGGAGATGGTCTCTATTTGTATAATTTACACAAAGACCATTTGGAAATCATAGACAGTAAAGGGAAGGTAAAAGCAGTTCTAAATCTTGATGGTTCTTTGAATGTTACCAAGACTGAAAAAGTATTAAAAGAAGGAAGAAGAGTTAAATGGTAA
- a CDS encoding WxL domain-containing protein — protein MKKLTMRKNFATKLTLVGTLSVLSLIGTSQSTFAALPQDGKSKATITFTPGTSPVPPVDPTDPSKPIDPADPENPTDPPTGNSGPLSLDYVSSVSFGSHEISAGNEIYYSTSKKPFIQVSDRRGTGDGWTVTAAASSFKDGEGKDVLKGAVLTLKNAEVLSNSTSSEKPTPEQQVTLTTDGTQAKIVAAKENTGLGTWLTRWFAAQSDSENKNVTLSVPAGSAIVGNHEATITWTLSDAPGK, from the coding sequence ATGAAAAAGTTAACAATGAGAAAAAATTTTGCAACAAAACTGACACTTGTAGGAACATTAAGCGTTTTATCGTTAATTGGTACTTCTCAATCAACTTTTGCTGCACTTCCTCAAGATGGCAAGTCAAAAGCAACCATCACATTTACACCAGGCACAAGCCCGGTACCTCCTGTCGATCCAACAGACCCATCAAAACCAATTGATCCGGCTGATCCGGAAAATCCGACAGATCCTCCTACGGGAAATTCGGGTCCCTTGTCGTTAGATTATGTTTCATCCGTTTCTTTTGGATCTCACGAAATTTCAGCTGGAAACGAAATTTATTATTCTACGTCTAAAAAACCTTTTATTCAAGTTTCTGACCGTCGGGGTACAGGTGATGGCTGGACAGTGACGGCTGCTGCAAGTTCATTTAAAGACGGTGAAGGCAAGGATGTGTTAAAGGGTGCTGTTCTAACCTTGAAAAATGCAGAGGTTCTATCCAATTCTACTTCTTCAGAGAAACCAACACCTGAACAACAAGTAACCTTAACCACAGATGGTACACAGGCTAAAATAGTAGCTGCTAAAGAAAATACTGGTTTAGGTACATGGCTTACCCGTTGGTTTGCTGCCCAATCAGACTCAGAGAATAAGAATGTAACATTGAGTGTTCCTGCAGGTTCTGCTATTGTAGGTAACCATGAGGCAACTATAACTTGGACTCTGAGTGACGCTCCGGGAAAATAA
- a CDS encoding DUF916 domain-containing protein: MKRNYVLMLITVIISLIFIPYSVSANEGDVDFSIQALIPENQIDKKKTYFDLKMKPEQKQDIQLQVFNSSSKKITIEMDVTFATTNQNGLIDYTISDISKADESLRIPLPEITNISNREVVLQPGQSKIVTITITMPEEEYDGVILGAVHFKKKLSDKNESDSSGSELSPYNCVKS, from the coding sequence ATGAAAAGAAACTATGTGCTGATGCTGATCACGGTAATCATTAGTCTCATTTTTATCCCTTATTCAGTAAGTGCAAATGAGGGCGATGTTGATTTTTCTATTCAAGCACTTATACCGGAAAATCAAATAGATAAAAAGAAAACTTATTTTGATTTAAAAATGAAGCCAGAACAAAAACAAGATATCCAACTGCAAGTTTTCAATAGTAGTTCTAAAAAAATAACCATTGAAATGGATGTTACGTTTGCAACGACAAATCAAAATGGGCTAATTGATTATACGATTTCAGATATCAGCAAGGCGGATGAAAGTTTAAGGATACCTTTGCCGGAAATTACGAATATTTCTAACAGAGAGGTTGTTCTTCAGCCAGGCCAATCCAAAATCGTGACCATCACTATCACAATGCCAGAGGAAGAATATGATGGGGTTATTTTAGGTGCTGTGCATTTTAAAAAGAAATTAAGTGATAAGAATGAAAGTGATTCTTCCGGTAGTGAGTTGAGTCCGTATAATTGTGTAAAAAGCTAG
- a CDS encoding IS256 family transposase, with the protein MAQYQINVDSQLLHQLFLGNSQDAGVAKLLESVLNQVLQAQVSEQVEADRYERTENRKAYRNGSYPHGLHTRVGTITLSVPRIRGGKFTTELFSRYQRSEQALILAMMEMVVNGVSTRKVSQVTEELCGTEFSKSTVSDLCKRLDPIVTAWNNRSLADSLFPFVLVDAMYLKVREDGRVRSRGIMIAIGVNTEGYREVLGLMLGDTESEASWSEFFSSLKGRGLRGVDLITSDDHGGLVRAVRQQLQGVTWQRCQTHFTRNVLEASPKALKDEIHGRLRSILDAPDTGTARFLLKQTLAAYEDKAGKAMGVLESGFDDATAVLMLPERYRKRLRTTNSVERLNEEVRRRERVIRIFPNRESVIRLIGALLMEQDEKWAAGKKYLDMTEYMEWRKDRPKSDAKVTRIM; encoded by the coding sequence ATGGCTCAATACCAGATTAACGTAGATTCGCAGCTTTTGCATCAACTATTTTTGGGAAATTCTCAGGATGCGGGTGTAGCCAAGCTGCTCGAGTCTGTACTGAACCAAGTCTTACAAGCACAGGTGAGTGAACAAGTGGAAGCAGATCGTTATGAACGAACAGAGAATCGAAAAGCGTACCGGAATGGATCGTATCCACATGGGCTGCATACGCGGGTGGGAACCATTACACTAAGTGTTCCGCGCATCCGTGGCGGGAAGTTCACGACAGAGCTCTTTAGTCGTTACCAGAGAAGTGAACAAGCGTTAATCTTAGCGATGATGGAAATGGTCGTAAACGGCGTCTCTACGCGTAAAGTCTCGCAAGTAACCGAAGAACTCTGCGGAACCGAGTTTTCTAAATCCACTGTTTCAGACCTTTGTAAGCGGCTGGATCCCATCGTAACTGCTTGGAATAATCGAAGCCTGGCAGACAGCCTCTTTCCGTTTGTTCTCGTAGATGCGATGTATCTCAAGGTCCGTGAAGACGGTCGTGTACGCTCACGAGGCATCATGATTGCCATTGGTGTAAACACCGAGGGCTATCGTGAAGTCCTTGGCCTGATGCTGGGTGACACAGAATCTGAAGCAAGCTGGAGTGAGTTTTTCAGCTCTCTAAAAGGACGTGGATTACGAGGTGTGGATCTCATTACCTCCGACGATCATGGCGGCCTTGTACGCGCGGTACGGCAGCAGCTGCAAGGGGTAACATGGCAGCGATGCCAGACTCACTTCACGCGAAATGTATTAGAAGCCTCACCCAAAGCCTTGAAGGATGAGATCCATGGCCGTCTACGGTCGATTCTAGATGCTCCTGATACTGGAACGGCAAGGTTTTTATTAAAACAGACCTTAGCGGCTTATGAAGATAAGGCGGGTAAGGCGATGGGCGTGCTGGAAAGCGGATTTGACGATGCTACCGCCGTCTTAATGCTGCCAGAGCGTTACCGAAAACGGCTGCGCACGACAAATAGCGTTGAGCGTCTCAACGAAGAGGTTAGACGCCGGGAACGTGTCATTCGCATCTTCCCAAACCGTGAATCCGTGATTCGTCTTATTGGTGCTCTATTGATGGAACAGGATGAAAAATGGGCAGCCGGCAAGAAATATCTCGACATGACCGAGTACATGGAATGGCGGAAGGATCGGCCAAAGTCCGATGCCAAAGTGACTCGCATTATGTAG
- a CDS encoding DUF3324 domain-containing protein, whose translation MKLTETEKLVKPELELKYIQPKLVNYRTTVVANLQNSKAAIVENLNVDAEIFKEDSGQVLHSAKKEGMTMAPNSNFDFPINWENEPLKPGTYRLKMKAVAGYEKWEWDQTFTIGEDAEVLNNMAVQTNMGSIRWYFYGGILFFLAASFAYWVYISKKRKRTGDDNNNVN comes from the coding sequence GTGAAACTGACGGAAACAGAAAAATTGGTTAAGCCGGAACTTGAGTTAAAATATATACAACCTAAACTTGTTAATTACCGGACAACCGTTGTGGCCAATCTGCAAAATAGTAAAGCTGCTATTGTGGAAAATTTGAATGTGGATGCAGAAATCTTCAAAGAAGATTCCGGTCAAGTCTTACATAGTGCAAAAAAAGAAGGCATGACCATGGCCCCAAACTCTAATTTTGATTTTCCTATTAATTGGGAGAATGAACCACTTAAACCTGGAACGTATCGTCTAAAAATGAAAGCAGTTGCAGGGTATGAAAAATGGGAGTGGGATCAAACCTTCACCATTGGAGAGGATGCGGAAGTTTTAAACAATATGGCAGTTCAAACAAATATGGGTTCTATCAGGTGGTATTTTTATGGTGGGATTTTATTTTTTTTAGCTGCTAGTTTTGCATATTGGGTTTATATTTCAAAAAAAAGAAAGAGGACGGGAGACGATAATAATAATGTAAATTAA